The Paenibacillus uliginis N3/975 genome has a window encoding:
- a CDS encoding DUF255 domain-containing protein encodes MTTNHIPNRLIVEKSPYLLQHAHNPVGWFPWSEEAFDKAKQENKPVFLSIDYSLLLTHTYLSLMGCSRGSVKYFV; translated from the coding sequence ATGACAACGAATCACATACCCAATAGATTAATCGTCGAGAAATCGCCTTACCTGCTCCAACATGCTCATAACCCGGTTGGCTGGTTCCCTTGGTCGGAAGAAGCTTTTGACAAGGCTAAACAGGAAAATAAACCTGTCTTCCTATCTATTGATTATAGCCTATTATTGACCCACACGTACCTGTCATTGATGGGATGTTCGCGTGGGTCTGTCAAATATTTTGTGTAA